In one window of Chryseobacterium sp. JV274 DNA:
- a CDS encoding DUF1349 domain-containing protein, whose translation MKKLILGFCALFLIQKLSAQSLEKMTWFNEPEKWEIKNNSLSMFVTPQSDYWRVSHYGFTVDDAPFYYTTYGGEFEAKVKITGSYKARFDQMGLMLRTDKEHYIKAGVEFVDGKYNLSTVVTHNKSDWSVITLEKTPPAVWIKAVRRLDAVEIFYSFDDKNYIMMRNAPLQDNTPVMVGLMAACPDGQGFNAVFENFTVKHLPDERRLKWLETHQ comes from the coding sequence ATGAAGAAATTGATTTTAGGCTTTTGTGCCCTATTCCTGATTCAAAAGCTTTCTGCCCAGAGCCTGGAAAAAATGACCTGGTTCAATGAGCCTGAAAAATGGGAAATCAAAAATAACAGCCTTTCGATGTTTGTGACGCCGCAGAGCGATTACTGGAGAGTTTCACATTATGGATTTACGGTGGATGATGCTCCTTTTTATTACACCACTTATGGCGGTGAATTTGAAGCAAAAGTGAAAATCACCGGCAGTTACAAGGCCAGATTCGATCAGATGGGTCTTATGCTGAGAACTGACAAAGAACATTACATCAAAGCTGGAGTGGAATTTGTAGACGGCAAGTACAACCTCAGTACTGTAGTAACTCACAACAAAAGTGACTGGAGTGTCATAACATTAGAGAAAACACCTCCTGCAGTATGGATAAAAGCCGTGAGAAGGCTGGATGCTGTGGAAATATTTTATTCTTTTGATGATAAAAATTATATCATGATGCGGAATGCACCTCTTCAGGATAATACTCCGGTAATGGTTGGCTTAATGGCCGCCTGCCCTGACGGACAGGGTTTCAATGCTGTTTTTGAGAACTTTACCGTAAAACATCTTCCGGATGAGCGCAGGCTAAAGTGGCTTGAAACTCATCAATAA
- a CDS encoding LuxR C-terminal-related transcriptional regulator: MEIREQLSDKLLDNASRKCILDIEVYKQRALAYSQMEGAICVLSDMQANKSFIYKSAAAGELGLTMGENPTEIDSIWEEEMLKKIHPDDRLKKYIHELRFFKLMDAMEMEQRTEYSVVSKIRMKDKDGEYRWVKHRMFYVYSPSNGRLRLALCLYNIALASSAVPDFMIINTIKGEVVVKDKLDYKNILSPRELEVLKFVGEGYASKEIADILFISINTVSRHRQNILEKLKVKNSTQAFKDSFY; encoded by the coding sequence ATGGAAATCCGTGAACAGCTCAGCGATAAATTACTCGATAACGCTTCCAGAAAATGCATCCTTGATATAGAAGTCTATAAGCAAAGAGCACTTGCGTACTCTCAGATGGAAGGAGCAATATGTGTACTGAGCGATATGCAGGCGAATAAAAGCTTTATTTATAAATCTGCAGCCGCTGGAGAACTTGGACTCACTATGGGAGAAAATCCCACAGAAATAGATTCTATCTGGGAAGAAGAGATGCTGAAAAAGATCCATCCGGATGACCGTCTGAAGAAATATATCCATGAACTCCGTTTTTTCAAATTAATGGATGCTATGGAAATGGAACAGCGTACAGAATACAGTGTGGTGTCAAAAATCAGGATGAAAGATAAAGATGGCGAGTACCGCTGGGTAAAACACCGTATGTTTTATGTGTATTCGCCTTCCAATGGCAGACTGAGGCTGGCTCTCTGCCTTTACAATATTGCTCTGGCTTCATCTGCGGTTCCTGATTTTATGATTATCAATACAATAAAGGGAGAAGTTGTTGTAAAAGATAAACTTGATTATAAAAATATTCTGAGTCCCAGAGAACTTGAAGTTTTGAAATTTGTGGGAGAGGGCTATGCCAGCAAAGAAATTGCAGATATACTTTTCATAAGTATCAATACTGTCAGCAGACACCGTCAGAATATTCTGGAAAAACTAAAAGTAAAAAATTCTACACAAGCTTTCAAAGATAGTTTTTATTAA
- a CDS encoding helix-turn-helix domain-containing protein has translation MMKRSEEITRQYFTFLDKHIQEVISGTVPDFMELNEIAGELAVSHKHLTDTIKKETGEHPCYFYDGKIIEQAKKMLINSDKSIAEVARIFTYDPSNFSKFFKKMTGFTPGKFRNSNKI, from the coding sequence ATGATGAAAAGAAGTGAAGAAATTACCCGTCAATATTTTACCTTTCTGGACAAGCACATTCAGGAGGTTATTTCCGGAACTGTTCCGGATTTTATGGAGCTGAACGAAATTGCCGGAGAGCTTGCTGTCTCTCATAAACATCTCACTGATACCATTAAAAAAGAAACCGGAGAGCACCCCTGCTATTTTTATGATGGAAAAATTATCGAACAGGCCAAAAAGATGCTCATCAATTCCGATAAATCTATAGCAGAAGTTGCCCGTATTTTTACATATGACCCATCCAATTTTTCAAAATTTTTCAAAAAAATGACCGGTTTTACTCCCGGAAAATTCAGGAATTCCAACAAAATTTAA
- a CDS encoding aminotransferase class I/II-fold pyridoxal phosphate-dependent enzyme — protein MSINFTTATIKDFENIPDNNMAQRAEIFYEYLDYVKSNGHMNYRLKNTSGTNAILNVNIANQNREFVSFVSSDYLGFTQHPKVKQAAIEGIEKYGTGTGATPLIGGYFDYHNALEKRISSFFKRTEDEAVVFTTGYTANSASLQCLMQKEDLAILDMAVHASVHEGCAFTNKKTFPHNNLESLEHILKVSENLYRTKLVIVDGVYSQDGDTSRINEIYNLVKKYNAFLMVDDVHGVGILGETGRGTLEQAGLLDKVDIITGTFSKTFGNLGGYVIADKKLAAFIRFHSRQQIFSATAPPSSAGIVKAIDLIDEEPIWREKLWSNINYFKKGLDDLGLDTGVTCSAIIPVKIGDPYVTGEAGKLLIEKGIYTNPILYPAVPRKDARIRMSVTARHEKEHLDKTLNAFDDINKKLHIAKK, from the coding sequence ATGAGCATCAATTTCACAACAGCAACTATTAAAGACTTTGAGAATATACCAGATAATAATATGGCTCAAAGGGCTGAAATTTTTTATGAATATTTAGACTACGTAAAGTCTAATGGACACATGAATTACAGACTGAAGAATACTTCAGGAACCAATGCGATACTGAATGTAAATATTGCAAACCAAAACAGAGAATTTGTTAGTTTTGTATCAAGTGATTATTTAGGATTTACGCAGCATCCAAAAGTAAAACAAGCTGCTATTGAAGGAATCGAAAAATATGGTACAGGTACAGGAGCTACTCCTCTCATCGGGGGATATTTTGATTACCATAATGCTTTAGAAAAAAGAATTTCAAGTTTTTTTAAAAGAACAGAAGATGAAGCCGTAGTATTTACTACCGGTTATACTGCTAATAGTGCGAGTTTACAGTGTTTAATGCAGAAAGAAGATCTTGCTATTTTAGATATGGCAGTACATGCCAGTGTACACGAAGGATGCGCTTTTACCAATAAAAAAACTTTTCCGCACAATAATTTGGAATCTTTGGAACACATTTTGAAGGTATCTGAAAATCTGTACCGTACGAAACTCGTTATTGTGGACGGAGTGTATTCCCAGGATGGTGATACCTCCCGTATTAATGAGATCTACAATCTTGTGAAAAAGTATAATGCCTTTCTAATGGTAGACGATGTACATGGCGTTGGTATCCTTGGAGAAACAGGCAGAGGTACTTTGGAACAGGCTGGTTTATTAGATAAAGTAGACATCATCACGGGAACATTCAGTAAAACGTTTGGAAACCTTGGTGGATATGTCATTGCCGATAAAAAATTGGCTGCATTTATCAGATTCCATTCCCGTCAGCAGATTTTCTCAGCAACAGCTCCACCATCATCCGCAGGAATTGTTAAAGCCATTGATTTAATAGATGAAGAACCTATCTGGAGAGAAAAACTCTGGAGCAATATCAATTATTTCAAAAAAGGACTTGATGATCTTGGATTGGATACCGGAGTTACCTGTTCCGCAATTATTCCAGTGAAAATAGGAGATCCCTATGTAACAGGTGAAGCAGGAAAACTACTAATAGAAAAAGGAATCTACACCAACCCGATTCTTTATCCGGCTGTACCAAGAAAAGATGCGCGTATCAGGATGAGTGTAACCGCAAGACACGAAAAAGAACATCTCGACAAAACGCTTAACGCGTTTGATGATATTAATAAAAAATTGCATATTGCAAAAAAATAA
- a CDS encoding TetR/AcrR family transcriptional regulator yields MPRKVVQGPIRDKEKTKQKLLAAVGKILRVKGYSGLKVSKIAAVAGFDKKLIYEYFGSTDKLIDEYIKSQDYWSQVNQDVDMDFSDGGHELTKMVVLNQFENLKKNKELQKIILWELSESKPILKKLVEQREEVGEVLFGNISDPYFGEGVATRHRAIMALIVSGAYYLNLYTGYNANKFCGIDLKTEEGRKEIESAIVELIDFAYSKKK; encoded by the coding sequence ATGCCTAGAAAAGTAGTGCAGGGCCCCATTAGGGACAAAGAAAAAACAAAGCAAAAACTGCTTGCTGCAGTTGGTAAAATTTTAAGAGTAAAAGGATACTCCGGACTAAAAGTAAGTAAAATTGCCGCAGTGGCCGGATTTGATAAAAAATTGATCTATGAGTACTTTGGAAGTACTGATAAACTGATTGATGAATATATCAAATCTCAGGATTACTGGAGCCAGGTCAATCAGGACGTTGATATGGATTTCTCTGACGGTGGACACGAACTTACTAAAATGGTTGTACTCAACCAGTTCGAAAACCTGAAGAAGAATAAAGAACTTCAGAAGATTATCCTGTGGGAGCTTTCAGAAAGTAAACCTATTCTTAAGAAATTAGTTGAACAACGTGAAGAGGTAGGAGAAGTTTTATTTGGGAATATCTCAGATCCTTATTTTGGTGAAGGGGTAGCTACAAGACACAGGGCAATTATGGCTTTGATTGTTTCCGGGGCTTACTATCTTAACCTTTATACAGGATATAACGCAAACAAGTTCTGCGGTATTGACCTGAAAACTGAAGAAGGTAGAAAAGAGATTGAAAGTGCTATTGTTGAGTTGATTGACTTTGCATACAGCAAAAAAAAGTAG
- the dnaX gene encoding DNA polymerase III subunit gamma/tau, translating to MENFIVSARKYRPQEFDTVVGQSHITDTLEHAIEESQLAQALLFCGPRGVGKTTCARILARKINEKDGSVSEDGFAYNIYELDAASNNSVDDIRELIDQVRFAPQVGKYKVYIIDEVHMLSSAAFNAFLKTLEEPPAHAIFILATTEKHKIIPTILSRCQIYDFKRIVIEDIQNHLRNIAQKENIQYEDDALYLIAQKADGALRDALSIFDRLSTFSQKNITLAKAAEVLNILDYDQYLNIVDLAKENKIPEVLFAFNEIVKKGFDPHIFIAGLGNHFRDLMMAQNASTIDLIEVGEKTKSKFIEQGQKWAAQQLIDGIEICNHADINYKNSKNPRLTVEIALMQLASLTANLGDTKKKSS from the coding sequence ATGGAAAATTTTATAGTATCTGCAAGAAAATATCGTCCTCAGGAGTTTGATACGGTTGTAGGGCAATCCCATATTACGGATACTTTAGAACATGCAATTGAAGAAAGTCAATTAGCTCAGGCATTACTTTTTTGTGGTCCTCGTGGTGTGGGTAAAACTACTTGTGCCAGAATTCTTGCAAGAAAAATCAATGAGAAAGATGGCTCGGTTTCAGAAGATGGCTTTGCTTATAATATCTATGAGCTGGATGCTGCATCCAATAACTCTGTAGATGATATAAGGGAACTGATAGATCAGGTAAGATTTGCACCTCAGGTTGGTAAATACAAAGTATATATCATAGATGAGGTCCATATGCTGTCTTCTGCCGCTTTCAATGCTTTCCTTAAAACACTGGAAGAGCCACCTGCCCATGCCATCTTTATTCTGGCAACAACAGAGAAACATAAAATTATTCCAACAATTTTATCCCGTTGTCAGATCTATGACTTCAAGAGAATTGTCATTGAAGATATCCAGAATCATCTGAGAAATATTGCTCAAAAAGAAAATATCCAGTATGAAGATGATGCATTGTACCTGATTGCTCAGAAAGCTGACGGGGCACTAAGAGATGCGCTTTCTATCTTCGACAGGCTTTCTACATTCTCCCAGAAAAATATTACGCTGGCAAAAGCAGCCGAAGTACTGAATATTCTGGATTACGATCAATACCTCAATATTGTAGATCTTGCCAAGGAAAACAAAATTCCTGAAGTGCTTTTTGCGTTCAATGAAATTGTAAAAAAAGGATTTGATCCCCATATTTTTATTGCCGGATTAGGAAATCATTTCAGAGACCTGATGATGGCGCAGAATGCTTCTACGATCGACCTCATTGAAGTAGGAGAGAAGACGAAATCCAAATTTATAGAACAGGGACAGAAGTGGGCTGCCCAGCAGCTGATTGATGGCATTGAAATCTGCAACCATGCAGATATTAATTATAAGAATTCCAAAAACCCAAGACTTACGGTTGAAATTGCATTAATGCAGCTTGCTTCACTGACAGCTAATTTAGGCGATACTAAAAAAAAAAGTTCCTGA
- a CDS encoding chorismate mutase: MNLNDLKNEWIDGLTQPLMIAGPCSAESEAQMLETARRIKESNANVSVFRAGIWKPRTKPNGFEGVGVIGLNWLKKVKEEYGFKTATEVANAHHVFAALEADVDVLWIGARSTVNPFTVQEIAMALRGTDKPVFVKNPVNPDLALWIGALERLLGQDIKNLGVIHRGFSTYQKTKYRNNPNWQIALDFKSQFPNIPMLIDPSHICGNRTGLADITQEALNVGYQGAIIESHCNPDEAWSDASQQITPEVLADLIGNLKVRSSNLAGFEGEMGRHRTLISDLDFQLIELLSQRMKISEKIGKLKKENDIAIFQPERWKVITEYANQKAKETGMSQEFIEKVFKAIHEESIEVQNSIMIDKR; the protein is encoded by the coding sequence ATGAATTTAAATGATTTGAAAAATGAGTGGATCGATGGGCTTACACAGCCACTAATGATCGCGGGACCATGTAGCGCAGAAAGTGAAGCTCAGATGCTTGAAACCGCCAGGAGAATTAAAGAATCCAATGCCAATGTATCGGTTTTCCGTGCGGGAATCTGGAAGCCTCGTACCAAACCAAACGGTTTTGAAGGAGTAGGAGTAATCGGTTTGAACTGGCTAAAAAAAGTAAAAGAAGAGTATGGTTTTAAAACAGCTACTGAGGTAGCCAATGCACACCATGTATTTGCAGCTCTGGAAGCAGATGTAGATGTTCTTTGGATTGGAGCACGTTCTACAGTGAACCCGTTTACAGTACAGGAAATTGCAATGGCTTTAAGAGGAACAGATAAACCTGTATTCGTGAAAAACCCTGTGAATCCGGATCTTGCATTATGGATTGGAGCGTTGGAAAGACTTTTAGGTCAGGATATTAAAAACCTGGGAGTAATTCACAGAGGATTTTCAACATACCAGAAAACAAAATACAGAAACAACCCGAACTGGCAGATTGCCCTTGATTTCAAAAGCCAGTTTCCAAATATTCCAATGTTGATTGACCCATCACACATCTGCGGAAACAGAACCGGTCTTGCTGATATTACACAGGAAGCTCTTAACGTAGGATACCAGGGTGCTATCATTGAATCACACTGTAATCCTGATGAAGCCTGGAGTGATGCTTCTCAGCAGATTACTCCTGAAGTTCTTGCAGACCTTATTGGTAATCTGAAAGTAAGAAGCTCTAATCTTGCAGGATTTGAAGGAGAAATGGGAAGACACAGAACTTTAATCTCGGATCTTGACTTCCAGTTAATAGAACTTCTTTCTCAAAGAATGAAAATTTCTGAAAAGATCGGTAAGCTTAAAAAGGAAAATGATATCGCGATTTTCCAGCCTGAACGTTGGAAAGTAATCACGGAATACGCTAATCAAAAAGCAAAAGAAACCGGAATGTCTCAGGAATTTATTGAAAAAGTCTTCAAAGCAATTCACGAAGAATCTATTGAAGTTCAGAACAGCATTATGATCGATAAGAGATAA
- the rsgA gene encoding ribosome small subunit-dependent GTPase A → MKGKIIKSTGSWYQVLELETNKIFEARIRGKFKLIKTRLTNPLAVGDFVEFQLEQDDIAWITKIEPRSNYLIRKSVNLSKEAHIIASNINLACFIFTLKHPETSLGFLDRFLACCEAYNITPLILFNKIDVLQGEEIEIVKDVEFLYQEIGYNTLEISSYSRLNLDQLQEILKDRTSVFFGHSGCGKSTLVNALQPGLNLKTSEISDTHLKGKHTTTFAQMHFWDFGGNVIDTPGVREFAMIDIEKEEVQHYFPEIFKKREECKFHNCLHINEPKCAVLDALETGEIQHSRYSTYIKLMDEAEEASQK, encoded by the coding sequence ATGAAAGGAAAAATCATTAAATCTACAGGCAGCTGGTACCAGGTTTTGGAATTGGAAACAAATAAAATTTTCGAGGCCAGAATCAGGGGGAAATTCAAATTAATAAAAACAAGGCTTACCAATCCACTTGCTGTAGGAGATTTTGTTGAGTTTCAACTGGAGCAGGATGATATTGCCTGGATCACGAAAATTGAGCCACGCTCCAATTATCTGATCAGAAAATCAGTAAACCTTTCAAAAGAAGCCCATATTATCGCTTCCAATATTAATTTAGCGTGCTTTATCTTTACCCTGAAACATCCTGAAACATCTTTAGGATTTCTTGACAGATTTTTGGCATGCTGTGAAGCCTATAATATTACTCCTTTGATTCTTTTTAATAAGATTGATGTTCTCCAGGGGGAAGAAATAGAAATTGTGAAAGATGTCGAGTTTCTCTACCAGGAAATTGGATATAACACATTGGAAATTTCATCTTATTCAAGACTGAATCTAGATCAGTTGCAGGAAATCCTTAAAGATAGAACTTCAGTGTTCTTCGGACACTCCGGTTGTGGGAAATCTACTTTAGTAAATGCTTTGCAGCCAGGACTGAATTTGAAAACATCTGAAATTTCAGACACCCATCTGAAAGGAAAGCATACAACAACTTTTGCACAGATGCACTTCTGGGATTTTGGCGGAAATGTTATCGACACCCCTGGAGTTCGTGAATTTGCAATGATCGATATTGAAAAAGAAGAAGTACAGCATTACTTCCCTGAGATTTTCAAAAAGAGAGAAGAGTGCAAATTTCACAATTGCCTTCACATTAATGAGCCGAAATGTGCTGTTCTTGATGCCCTTGAAACAGGCGAAATACAACATTCGCGCTATTCTACGTACATTAAATTGATGGATGAGGCGGAAGAAGCTTCTCAGAAATAA
- a CDS encoding nucleoside-diphosphate kinase — protein MSNITFTMIKPDAVADGHIGAILGKIAEGGFKIKALKLTQLTVADAKKFYEVHAERPFYGELVEFMSSGPIVAAVLEKDNAVEDFRTLIGATNPAEAAEGTIRKMFARSIGENAVHGSDSNENALIEAQFHFSGREIF, from the coding sequence ATGTCTAACATTACATTCACTATGATTAAGCCTGATGCAGTTGCTGACGGACATATCGGTGCTATATTGGGTAAGATTGCTGAAGGAGGTTTTAAAATCAAAGCTTTAAAATTAACTCAGCTTACAGTTGCTGATGCAAAAAAATTCTATGAAGTACACGCTGAAAGACCATTTTATGGTGAGTTGGTAGAATTCATGAGCTCTGGTCCTATCGTGGCTGCAGTTTTAGAAAAAGATAATGCAGTTGAAGACTTCAGAACATTAATTGGTGCTACTAACCCTGCAGAAGCTGCAGAAGGTACAATCAGAAAAATGTTTGCAAGAAGCATCGGAGAAAATGCTGTTCACGGTTCAGATTCTAACGAGAATGCATTAATCGAAGCTCAGTTCCATTTTTCAGGAAGAGAGATTTTCTAA
- a CDS encoding alpha-L-fucosidase: protein MSKSQDIIAVMLSLFIFNGKIKLYMKSSLIKAVFLGLVLSAYNTNAQVQTVDNSKKMEWFKNAKLGIFIHWGIYSVNGISESWSFFNNYINHENYMKQLNGFSASKYQPEQWVNLIKESGAKYAVITTKHHDGVSLWNSKAEKAITIPGQSLAKKNVLSPFISALKNSGLKTGLYFSLPDWSHPYYDINTRTKKRYEIKNDPKRWQNFISYYQSQLNELSSQYSPDLLWFDGDWEHTSEEWKASQTLDLLKKYNSNIIINSRLNNHGDYDTPEQGIPVVPPQNPYWELCYTMNDSWGYQPYDKSYKTPNMIVRTLADVISMGGNLLLDIGPRSDGTIPEEQVEILKNLGRWTSKNQHAIYETTRGIPFENYKGKSSLSTSKKSLFLYLEEAKNFAKIYGLETKPASAKIIGDPSAIIKTDYNAEKTLTLNFSNVKFDKDVTVVELTFDTPPVFLKDFKKENHSLAEIMGNKNTQEAAYTIANTLYNGYNLPTSSGLTSDGLDMKIKTTPNTNQETLQWISKHAEALYETEKGLPDGHYSGISALSKDKQTLYLFVEGTPTGPIALKGIKNGIARIRVVGEGTMLSHTIYNKLYWSDRPGIIYIDIPKEKLDKQMTVIAVLLNKPIELYRENVGAIENNL, encoded by the coding sequence ATGAGTAAATCTCAAGATATTATTGCGGTAATGCTTTCTTTATTTATATTTAATGGTAAAATAAAACTATATATGAAAAGCAGTCTGATTAAAGCTGTTTTCCTTGGGTTGGTGTTATCTGCTTATAATACCAATGCACAGGTTCAAACAGTTGACAACAGCAAGAAAATGGAATGGTTTAAAAATGCCAAACTGGGTATTTTTATTCATTGGGGAATCTACTCCGTAAATGGAATATCTGAATCATGGTCATTTTTCAACAATTATATCAATCACGAAAATTACATGAAACAGCTGAATGGTTTTTCAGCTTCAAAATATCAGCCTGAACAGTGGGTAAACCTTATTAAAGAATCCGGAGCAAAATACGCTGTTATTACGACCAAACATCATGACGGGGTTTCATTGTGGAACTCTAAGGCTGAAAAAGCGATCACAATTCCCGGACAGTCTTTGGCCAAAAAAAATGTTCTAAGTCCTTTTATTTCTGCTTTGAAAAATTCCGGATTAAAAACAGGGCTTTACTTCTCCTTGCCGGATTGGAGCCATCCCTATTATGATATCAATACGCGGACAAAAAAGCGATACGAAATAAAAAACGATCCGAAACGATGGCAGAATTTCATCAGTTACTATCAAAGCCAGCTTAATGAACTTTCCTCTCAGTACTCCCCTGACCTTCTTTGGTTTGATGGAGACTGGGAACATACTTCTGAGGAATGGAAAGCTTCTCAGACTCTGGATCTGCTCAAGAAATACAATTCAAATATCATCATCAATTCAAGGCTCAACAATCATGGGGATTATGACACTCCTGAACAGGGAATTCCGGTCGTTCCACCACAAAATCCATACTGGGAGCTTTGTTATACCATGAATGATTCCTGGGGATATCAGCCTTATGATAAAAGCTATAAAACACCTAATATGATCGTAAGAACGCTGGCAGATGTTATCAGTATGGGAGGAAATCTTCTGCTTGATATCGGACCCAGATCAGATGGTACAATTCCCGAGGAGCAAGTGGAAATTCTGAAAAACCTTGGCCGATGGACCTCTAAAAACCAGCACGCCATTTATGAAACAACCCGTGGAATTCCTTTTGAAAATTATAAAGGAAAATCTTCTTTATCTACCTCAAAAAAATCCTTATTCCTTTACCTGGAGGAAGCCAAAAACTTCGCAAAGATTTATGGATTGGAAACAAAACCTGCTTCAGCAAAAATAATAGGAGATCCTTCAGCTATTATCAAAACAGATTACAACGCTGAAAAAACACTCACATTGAATTTTTCCAATGTGAAATTTGATAAAGACGTCACCGTTGTAGAACTTACTTTTGATACTCCGCCTGTATTTCTGAAAGATTTTAAAAAGGAAAATCACTCTCTCGCTGAAATCATGGGTAATAAAAACACACAGGAAGCGGCCTATACTATAGCCAATACACTATATAATGGTTATAATCTGCCGACCTCTTCAGGGCTGACCAGTGATGGTCTCGATATGAAAATCAAGACAACACCCAACACCAATCAGGAAACTCTGCAATGGATAAGTAAGCATGCGGAGGCACTTTATGAAACTGAAAAAGGATTACCAGATGGCCACTATTCAGGAATAAGTGCATTGTCAAAAGATAAACAGACACTTTATCTTTTTGTGGAAGGAACCCCTACAGGTCCAATTGCCTTAAAAGGAATAAAAAACGGAATTGCCAGAATAAGAGTGGTAGGCGAAGGCACTATGCTGTCACATACGATATATAATAAACTTTACTGGAGTGACAGACCGGGAATTATTTATATTGATATTCCAAAGGAAAAGCTGGATAAGCAGATGACTGTCATTGCTGTTTTACTCAATAAGCCTATTGAACTTTACAGAGAAAATGTGGGTGCTATTGAAAACAATCTTTAA
- a CDS encoding DUF692 family multinuclear iron-containing protein — protein sequence MKKPLLGISMMAEADFVSAVLPLLQNNTIDVLEWSFDTLYHANEPDWLRDLLNFYAENNRLIGHGVYYSLFDARWTERQEDWLKKLKEEVGLRKYNHITEHFGFMNTENFHQGVPLPVSLHPKTLQIGKDRLYRLQETIDIPVGIENLAFSFSIDDVKEQGIFLDKLTEDTNGFLILDLHNIYCQSCNFGVKMQEIIDLYPLDKVKEIHLSGGSWQESVYGKKQVRRDTHDDIIPEEIFSVLPSVLAKCQNLEYIITERLGHTLKTEEEKENFLNDFNKIKTIIEASDWKGRKISSWNKRQIQLPEKPVEDLALFEEQSRLTRLLFDNAGAAVIKDQDFHYFKTENWDPEMILTAQNIIKKWNPY from the coding sequence ATGAAAAAACCACTATTAGGAATATCAATGATGGCAGAAGCTGATTTTGTTTCTGCTGTTTTGCCGTTGCTGCAGAACAACACTATTGATGTTCTGGAATGGTCCTTTGATACCCTTTATCATGCCAATGAACCGGATTGGCTTCGTGATCTGCTAAACTTTTATGCAGAAAATAACCGTTTGATAGGCCATGGTGTTTATTATTCCCTGTTTGATGCAAGATGGACAGAAAGGCAGGAAGATTGGCTGAAAAAGCTAAAAGAAGAAGTCGGCTTAAGGAAATACAATCATATCACGGAACATTTTGGTTTCATGAATACTGAAAACTTTCATCAGGGAGTACCATTGCCGGTATCTCTGCATCCCAAAACTTTACAAATAGGAAAAGACAGGCTGTACAGGCTTCAGGAGACGATAGATATTCCTGTAGGTATAGAAAATTTAGCGTTTTCATTTTCTATTGATGATGTCAAAGAACAAGGGATTTTTCTTGATAAACTAACGGAGGATACCAATGGCTTTCTGATTCTCGATCTTCATAATATTTATTGTCAATCCTGTAATTTTGGAGTGAAAATGCAGGAAATAATTGATCTGTACCCTTTGGATAAGGTAAAAGAGATTCATCTTTCCGGAGGAAGCTGGCAGGAGAGTGTATATGGGAAAAAGCAGGTGAGAAGAGATACCCATGATGATATTATTCCCGAAGAGATTTTTTCTGTTTTGCCTTCCGTTTTAGCAAAGTGTCAAAATCTGGAATATATTATTACCGAAAGGCTGGGGCATACGCTGAAAACAGAAGAGGAAAAAGAAAATTTCCTGAATGATTTCAATAAAATTAAAACAATAATCGAAGCTTCTGATTGGAAAGGAAGAAAAATAAGCAGTTGGAACAAGCGGCAAATACAACTTCCGGAGAAACCTGTCGAAGATCTGGCTTTGTTTGAAGAGCAGTCAAGGCTTACCAGACTTCTTTTTGACAATGCGGGAGCAGCAGTTATCAAAGATCAGGATTTTCATTACTTTAAAACAGAGAACTGGGATCCTGAAATGATTCTTACTGCCCAGAATATTATCAAAAAATGGAATCCTTATTAA